CGGATGGTCCTGATTATTATTTGATAGATTATAGCTTTCATTTCGTAGATCAGAATTCCTTTTTTGCATTATCTACTAACTGATTAGTAGAAATAACTAATGGTTTCTTTGTATTACTAATTCATTAGTAGTACCTTGGAATCAAATTAGTCAATCCATGCAAAAATTAGCAAAGCGGGAAGAACAGATCATGCAGGCTTTATGGAAGCTTGAAAAGGCTTTCATCAAAGAGATTATTGCAGAACTACCGGACCAACCCCATTACAATACGGTTGCGACCATTATCAAGGTCCTTCAAAAGAAGGGTTTTGTGAGTAGTGAATCATTTGGGAATGCCCACCGCTATTATCCTGTCCTGTCACGGGACAATTACCAGCAACAGGAGATTGGAAACTTTATCAAGCACTATTTCAATGACTCCTATAAAAACCTGGTTGCCTATTTCGCAGAAGAGGAGAAGATCAATGAGGCTGAATTAAAAGATATCATTGAACTGATCAAAAAGAACAAATCATGATTACACAACTGAT
The nucleotide sequence above comes from Bacteroidia bacterium. Encoded proteins:
- a CDS encoding BlaI/MecI/CopY family transcriptional regulator; translation: MQKLAKREEQIMQALWKLEKAFIKEIIAELPDQPHYNTVATIIKVLQKKGFVSSESFGNAHRYYPVLSRDNYQQQEIGNFIKHYFNDSYKNLVAYFAEEEKINEAELKDIIELIKKNKS